In Deinococcus maricopensis DSM 21211, the sequence TCCTCCCAGTTCGGGACGAGCGTCGCGGCGGGCATCGAGAACTGCGCAATCACATTCTTGATGGCCTGCAGCGTCTGCTGCGGGTAGTAGTACAGGTACAGGCGCACCCCTTCCAGGAAGAAGTTGTAGTGCGCGGCCTCGTCCACGGCGATGGTCTGCGCGACTTTCGCGAGGACCGGGTCGCGCACGTCCTTGAGGTGCGGCTTGTCGCTCTTGCCCTGCGCGATCTTCATCAGGTTCAGGTAGTTCAGCTGCGTCGCGCGCTCCTGGAAGACCGTGTACACGAGGTTATGGATGGCGTCCGGGAACGGCAGTTCCCACTGCTTGCTCTTCAGGCGTTCCTTGTACTCCGCGATCCACTCGGGGCTGCGCTGGCGGCTGAACAGCACCGCGTTCTCCCAGGCGTCCGCGTGCTTCTCCTCTTCGCTGCCCCAGCGCATCTGGAAGTGGCTGCGGCCGTGGCTGCGGCGCACGAGGTTCACGAGGCTGCTGGTGTAGTCGGGCGCGTACTGCTCCACCGCGAAGAAGCCCTGCACGACCGTGATGATCTCCCCCGGAAGGTCATGGTTCATGGCGCGCCAGTCGAAGCTCTTGTCGGCGTTCCAGTTGCGGGTTTCCTGGCTGCGCGCGGTGTACCAGCGGTACAGGCCCAGGAAGGCGCGTTCGATCAGGCGATCCTTTTCGCGGTTGCTGAGCAAGCCGGCGGGCGTGCGGGGAATGTCACCGAGGACGTTGGGGGGGATAATGGCACTCATGGGTCTCTCCTGCACTTGATTCAAGGCGCCGCGGGCGCGGCGGGAACGTCACGGAACGCCTCATGCTAGCAAGGCAGGGCGTGAGAAAACCCCCCTGTAGACACGGTCCAAAAGCCGCCGCCCAAAGGAAAACTTCAGGTAACGCTCAACCAGGGATGTCCGCATCAAGCAGCTGACCGTCCGCACCGAACACGCCCTGCACGACATGCCCTGCGAACACCTGATGATGATCGTCATAGTACGCCGTGACCGTACCGTCCACATCCACCGTCAGGGACGTCAGCGTCAACAGCGCCGCGAACGCATCCGCCGTGAGCGGCCCGGCGTCGTCCTGATCGGGGGCGTTCTCGAACCACGAACGCGCGAGCGGCAGCAACCGCGCCGCCACCAGGGCCCGCCGGTCCGGCATTTCCGCCAGGAACGCCC encodes:
- a CDS encoding acyl-ACP desaturase, which codes for MSAIIPPNVLGDIPRTPAGLLSNREKDRLIERAFLGLYRWYTARSQETRNWNADKSFDWRAMNHDLPGEIITVVQGFFAVEQYAPDYTSSLVNLVRRSHGRSHFQMRWGSEEEKHADAWENAVLFSRQRSPEWIAEYKERLKSKQWELPFPDAIHNLVYTVFQERATQLNYLNLMKIAQGKSDKPHLKDVRDPVLAKVAQTIAVDEAAHYNFFLEGVRLYLYYYPQQTLQAIKNVIAQFSMPAATLVPNWEEFFETVYRAGIYGPRDFSRDVMQVAFRNLGIESRKKLEEGIKATREVPDFEDDSRVQTIIWDTFDYGSVEGDVRRLHVKIQDYENEIGFSELDPTEFIENPEVPRTAQE
- a CDS encoding DUF2262 domain-containing protein; translated protein: MTGAYVLDGVGTLRREEFEGWPAPLVQWSAQARTDHGDVEVVLYDEPLTEERLASAGAAVRAFLAEMPDRRALVAARLLPLARSWFENAPDQDDAGPLTADAFAALLTLTSLTVDVDGTVTAYYDDHHQVFAGHVVQGVFGADGQLLDADIPG